From Branchiostoma floridae strain S238N-H82 chromosome 5, Bfl_VNyyK, whole genome shotgun sequence:
TTGGTTTTGCTGATCAAGCTTGGCTTGGTTTGTGTGGGCGTTGCTCTTTCTTCACGATATAATTTTGTCCAAGGAAGTGCTGAGATATTTGGCTCTTTCGTATGGCTCTTCAACTTGTTACAAAtgggccgttccaaaaaataaatgtggagGGGGGGTTGAAGAGGTCGGATTTTCCAATTGCTTCATCCCCCCTTTGGATTTCATCCGAGGGCCTGACCCCCCCTTTGAATTTCATCCGAGTGCCTCGACCCCCGTCTAATTTCATCCGAGAGCtccgacccccccccctttattTCATCCAAGTTCCAAATGCCTCTTATACCCCTTTTATTTCAACTGAATAACCTTACCCCCTCATAATTTTCATCCTAGAACCTTGCccttacagtactgtaactaAGATAGGAGTAGAAGTATCTAAATCCAGATTTTCTTGACTTTTTTGTAGAAAAACCCATATCCAGACCTATCTCGACCCCCCCGTTCAAACGAAATCCATATCCAAGATTTGCTTGACCCCCCCTCGGTAAAATCCGACCTCTTCAACCCACCCcccacatttattttttggaacggcccaaTCAGTGCCACCAAAATATGTCGAGAAACCCACGACTTGCTATATTTTTTTACTGACCAAGTAGTACCctctatttttgcagtcttcTATTTTGATCCCCAGGCCAAAAGTTGACGAACTAAAGGAATGTGACATCGTAAAGATTTAGACCTCGAATACTTTTAGTTCTTTCAGTTTGGGTATCTTAAAAAGATTTTGATACTCTATTGATATGGTTTACATGTATTCAACAATGTAATGCAATGTTAACACTATATTGCTGActattttgttgtttattttgtatatttccaGGGTTTATTAGTTTACAGTAGCTTTAGTTGGGCTTTAGAAGAATGGCTaggtacaacaacaacagtcgcgGCGGATCAAGCCGGAATCATTTTGAGGAGGAGGAAAATTTCGAGGCCGTGAAAGACGACTACTACTATGGAACCGATCGGTAAAGAGTTCGCTTGAAAAAATATTTGTTCAATAATGTTCTCTAAAGATACAAGAAATTATGTTATGATATGCCGGCTATTGATTTAAAATTCACTATAAATACGGAACAAGTTCATGCTACTCTATGTAGAAATGAGAAAAAACAATGCAGCtttacaaagaaaacatttgctccTTTCATACTTGTGGTGTCTTTTGTACTTGAATGCAACCTAAACTGAAGTGTGAGACCATTTACAGTAGCAATCAAAAGTCATTACAttagcatttgtttgttttgtagggATGAAAGAAGGAGGGACAGAAGAGAGGGCCGCTATGGTGACTTTACGAACCGCGAGCGCGGACCAGAGTGGGACCGGGAGCGATACCGGGACCAGGGAGGAGACTACGACTACCGGCGAGCGCCCAACAGGGAGAACAGGGACTGGGACAGGGAGCGGGACTACAACAGAGAACGAGACAGGGACAGGGAGAGAAATGACAGATATGAGGTTAGCTTATAATGTGTATTTAGTGGGGTTCAAAAGTTATCGTAAAATATGCATATAAATGTGGTACAGACCGTACGTATAGTCAGTGTCATGCAAATGCAGTATTTGCATATGAAAAACAGTGCTAGACACTGAAAGCTATAattgtcaaagaaaacaaatgaataaaacaataaatctgTTATCATTAGCTGATAACAGCAAAAAAGAGTTTAAAAGAGTTAAAAACTTTAAAGTCACATCTAAAAGGAGCTCATACTCATAGAAACATTATCACTGTGGTATGTATCGTGTAAATGACCATTCCAAATGTATGTATCCTGGATGGATAACTGCAGCAAGActgttacatacaaatgttgTTCTGTTTAGGACCGCCAGCGTTACGACCAAAGAAACTTTGATAGAGAATATGACCAGCGAGATCGTGACTCCCGAGGTCCCCCAACGTCAGCCAGTGAGAAGCCCAGCAAGATCATCATGCTGAGGGGACTGCCACAGACAGTGGATGAAGATGAGGTACGTTTGGGCGACTGACATTGTTGTGCATAGTCACAAACACAGTACTAGTAACACATACATACCAACACAGTATACCTCACATACACTCTTTGTCAGCACTGTTACCATCACCAAATGTGTTTGGTTATGCATTCTACAAGAAAACACATACAGCTAGCTGGTTGTTGAAAGTTGGAGTAAGTTGCAGTGTTAGAAGTCAAGTGTTTGAAGTCAATTGTCTCAATTTCCATTTCACTAAGTGATACTTAAGTATTTTAAACTCAGCAACACCATCTTGCAACACATAAAGGAACTGCAACTGTCATTTAGTTAGGGCCTTTGCTGTATACTAGTGCCTGCAGTTATTTAGCACAGAACACTGGTGTTACATAGCAATTGGAATTTAGAGATTCTGTGTGTAAATTTTTGTATCTGGAGCTCTGGAATTTTCAAGAGCTGTTCATTGTCTGAATGGTAACAATTGAATATGTAGAGCAAAAAAAGTTGATATTAACCATATGAGCTGTGGAAAGTAGTCCTTAATTGACTGATGTGACAGTGCATTATGGCCACTTCCGCTACAGTTAACACATCCACCACCCGTGACATTTTACGAGGACTTTCCATTCCTGCTATGCTAAAGCCTTCGTGTTATGTGGTCCAGAGAGAGGTGTCCCTGTACTACTTGACGTCAGAAGTCCAAATATAGGACAGTCTTGCCTTTGCTCTTTATAGCAGGTATCATAGGAATGCTTCTCTCAGTACACCATGCAGCCAGAGCTTAGCCATTCTGTTAAATGGTGGTTCTATCAGCACTGCCAAAATGTCTAACTACATGTCTTGACcatctgtttgtatatatttaaTTTATAGATGGTATTACTAAATGTAATGTTTATTGGAGCTACAATTTCTCTGGCCTAATCCCTCATTAAGTTGTGATTATGTTTGTAAACCTGTATGATAATAGTTGGGTAAGTGTAATCTTAACTTGAGATTTTATTGCTAATGCTTGGAAATGGTGCTACTAACCGGCTGCTGGCGTCAATATGCCGTGCTGCGTTTCCTGTGATGCCTGTGGAATACAGCGATTGTTGTCGCATCTTCCGGCTTTAAATCGCGCGCTCCAAATTTTCTACACTGGAATCTTGCGCAAAATGTCGGTCAGCATTGCGAGGTGTACGTGATAGATCACTTAACCCTCAGTCGGGGTTGGCATGGCGTTTTTATAAGTGACGACGTCTGGTATGTTTACAAATGACGTTATCGCTTGGTCGGGGTCACATGACTCGCATCTACGACATCACACGTCAGTGACGTACTGACAAGTGAAGCTTGGCCTGTCAAGAGTCCAGTAAATTATCGCAACACGATGGTTTCCTCTGGCAGTGGGCAGGAGGAATGAAAAGGCAGCAGTTCGTTTCCGTATCTCACGGCGGTGATGTGGATTCATGACtctctgatgatgatgacttggCGAGAAAACCCATGTAGGAATAATGTCCTTCCAAATGCTTTGCTGTGTTCTCCTGCTTCCTCATTGCgcttagtactagtagttgatcTATGTAAACTGGTACAGAATGACTGCAATATTAAAACACCAAAGATTTACTGTTTAACGTTAGCTGCTTTCACTCCTGTGACTACAGTCTGGTCAAGTGATGCTTCATTCTGGTGAATGGTCAAGAGCCTGTCagactacatgtattcatagCTGCTGTTGTATCTGTCCTAAAAATACCCATGACCTTCATCCACTCCCACCCTGATGTGCCCTTGCTTTAAAGCCTTGACTATTAGGAAGGGCAGGGACTATGATTAGGCTGCCTCTGCCATCTTTGTGGTTGCCATGCCAACAGTTGCTAGGACAACTTCTGCTGGGACATGTCTTCGCCTTGGTAACAAGAGCGTGCCCTCAGCACGTCCGGCAATCAGGTATTACCCCTTCTCTCCTTTTGCAGAGGGATGCTATGTATAGGAGAATAATTATAAATATGTGGGGAGGCTTAGACTGGCGACTGTTAGGGGTAACACTACAGGACATCTGCTGAGCCTAAATCACATCTGACAGTTAGTGCGCTAGAGTATGTCACCCCTGAATCACTCACGTCCATATATAAAATTGGGACCCGTATTTACGGGGTGCCCGCTGCGTGATTTATTGAAATTTATCAGATATTTTTATCCTTGCATTTAACCCGGTGGCATCGGTCACCACTTTTCATGGTTTTGTCGTGTAGTTGGACACGAACAAACAAGCCCTGGAAACCGACAAGTCGTTTTATCACCATTTGAACAAGTCTTTTACAAGATATTATTTGTCAGCGTCCAGGCTGGTTAAGCTGGCCCTTCACCTTGAATAGTTGTGAACAACCCCTGGGTGATTAAGGATTGATCGCACAGTGGGAGTAATGCCACAGAGTGAATCCTGTTTCAGAATTCCTTCTGAGTTACAGGTGGTATGTGGTTTCCTTGTCTGGACCTGTGGTTGCGTGATCAGGCCCTGACAGAAGATCCATtgggaacttcaagcctaattTGGCATCCATGACACTCTGCCTTATAGGGATGTCTCTTGCACTGACCCTGTGGGTTGTGTTGCACCCTAGTGGTTCACCAGTGTTACAACAGGCACTGGTTTGTAGGAGTGCACCCTTACTCCACTCCCGTTCTTTTGTGAAGTTCagacttcttctgtatttcCTGTTTCATTCCCGTCGCAGTTCTTTCATCCGTTTGCTTCCAAGGTCAGTCCCGGTGTGTCTCTTTGAATATcgtttgtttacatttcttgttgctgttgttgtgaaGTGTCTGAGATTTGTAATTGGTTGCTTCATGTTTATCAAATGGCCTCCTGTGTTGGTTTCTcgctgttttctttctgtcccatCACACAGAATTGGAACGCGAAATCCGTCGAACATGGCCATGGACGTGAGGCACTGGATTCATCTCGGGGACGGCGTTTACATGCAGTCATTTCTTACACCCTCTAGTATCAAAAAGGCTTGTCATTACTTTACTGTCTCCAGTCATCCAACTGATTATTGCGCAGTTAATGAGAATGGTGGTGAACTCACTGCTAGAAATGGTCATGAGTTCCTTGTAGAGAGGCCTGACTATTTGTAACCCCTCAGAAAGTATGGGAGCTATGGTGAATACACACAAATGTGTGTTTTTGGTTTACCTCCAATTTCCCAGAGACAGGTGCAGATATGATTTGAGACAGGTGTTGGTAAAGCATGGCCCAGAGAGATTTAGAATGTGTGCCTGGCTTTCCTTTTCTACTCACCCATGAAACAACTGTGAAGATTGCCATTTTTCACTGTCAGTTTAGTCTAGCACCAAGGGAGCAGCAGGCAGTTAACTTTTGGTAGTGATGAAGGAATGCATACATATCTAGGGGAGTCGCTTGCTATCATGAATGTTGGAAGATATTCTTCATCAATCTTTATGTTGTTAGATACTCTCATAATTGTTTAAAAGAATGGCATGTGAGAAAAGACAGGTCTCAAAAAAGGAGGGTCTACTATTTACAAGGGAGATAGCTTGCAAACTGTGCTTTGTAACAGGAGTTAGTTCATGGATATCAACAATACTGTGGTGTGTTAGAAAATGATAGGTGCTTTGCCATAATGTCTCTTGTAAATGTTTTTAGTTGGAAAGTCCAGTGGAGGAACCCATCATGGATCCAAAGGTTTGTCCTAAGTAGAGTTGAAGCTCAAGTTAACAATTTATGTGAGCACAGATGCCTTATTTACGACACACAACCTGACACACACTTGACATGTACGCAACCCTCTTAACATTTTTGGTTGTATTTTTCTGAATGACAATTATCTTTGCAAAATGTTCTTTGAGTTGTTTCAATATCTTTCTATTGAGAGAATTGTTATCATTCAACTTGCAGCTGCTTTTGGGCGGTAGTATGGACTGCTAACTTGTGCTAAgtcattgttttctttgattCCAGATACGTTTAGAGCTGCAAGCTTTCGGTGCACCCCTGAAGGAAGTGAGGCTCatgaaaaggaaagaaacagGTGGGATACAAACACTGTTCCTTTCtctgtgttttgtattgtaCTTGAGTTTGAAAGAAAGGCATCATGGCAATATTGGGCAGGCAGCTAGGCAGTCACTCACTGAAAAGCACTATGTTGTTGGGTCTGGGGGAACGTTATACACGGGGCTGGGTTTCACGTGGAATGCTCTGTCAAAGACAACTGGCACCACTGGGTCACATTTCAGAATGAACCAGTATCATAAATAGTATCCTTGTTGTTCACTTTGACTGTGGTGCGGATCTATGACAATGAGGTATAGTTAGCCCGTCACGTTTCGGGGGCATAGCGAAGGCGCCCCCTCACGTCTGCGCCCCCGGAAAAGGTAAAGCGAGAATGTTGAGCGCGCTCCCGCCCAGTTTCATATTTGGCGAATGTGACAGGTAAAGATGATTCTTTGTAAGGTGATAGCATATTTGTGCATCTGGAGTGGTAAGTAAGGGTGAGTATACTCTTTCCCTATGTTATGCCAAAGCTGTGGTGATTGTATCAGGCCATGTAATTCTATCTCATGAAGTGCAGGGGATTGAGTTCAAGGGTACACTAGGGGTTACTACTATAACTGTGCTTGGCTGTAATCCAGAACCTACTGTACATCAATATCAGTAGTATGTAAAATTGAGAAATGTGCTTTACATTTGTTATTGGTGTTGGGCATTCATTCTCGTATAAATCTTTGTGATAGGGAGTTTTGAGTGCTCTTCAGTGAGTGATGATTTTGACGAATTTGTaaagaaaagggaaaaaaagagtGCCTGCACTGCCATGCCTTTACAAGTGTTGTCCGCAATACCGCAGGGTTGGACGACCCCACACTAACACCCCACGTTCTGAATGCCTGTCCCCAGGTGCCTCCCGCGGCTTTGCCTTTGTGGAGTTTGAAAACTTGCAGGACGCAACTCGCTGGATGGAACAGAATCAGGTTTTGTCATAAGTTTACACCACTACTGCAGTGTCCACTACTCTTCCCAAGTCAAGTCAAGCCTCCATTGGTAGTTCAAACTGGAATCACcaggaaaaaacaaaacagaaaaacagacgGAAACTCTTATCATTTCTGCAAAGTTCTTGGTGTCCTTTTCTTTCATTCGTTCGTTTGTTGTGTACTTTCACACTTGTGATTCAGTGGGACTGAATTCCCCAAAAGGGGTGCCAGTTACggagacttttttttcaaatcatagAGTAGACTGCTTCATCTGCATGTGCTTGTTGTCTTCCATATATGTATTATAAGGTAGCTAGGTGGGGGTTAGAGTACTGGGCAACCCATACACTCTTAAATGACACCCAACGTCACACTGTGATTGGCTCGTAACAGGATAGATGCAAAGATAGAGGTACCAAGGTGCGCCGTACTTGTGTGCGTCCAGGAAGATGACACTCCACCTAAAAGAAAAGCAGATGTTACACATCTTGACTGTCAACATGTACACGTTAGCCTATCACACTGTGACAAGGATGCACGCCTCAACACAGGAAATAAAGGAGCACTGCTCGTTTTTGGAAAGACTACACCAAAATTATGACCATGCCATGCAATGAGTGGCATTCACTTTTATACTGACACTGTTTTGAAGCTAtacaactacaaatgtatcagCCAGAATCATAAGTCAGACGTATCTTTGATAAATTGTAATTCTTATGGACAAAAGTATAGCTGTTTTAAAGCTGTacattctctttcttttttttagagTATTCAActttctgtatctgttaaaCTTTGTCAGTGCTCCTTTAAAGTTAACACACAATCAACACATTACATCTGCTATCCTAGACAGATCTGTAAGTTTACTCAAAATAGAAGTGTTAAATTGacttttcattatatttcatcCTGAAATCTGATTGGACAAACTAATAACTTGATTACAGGTCTGTCTAGATGTGCAGTGAGATGAGACTATTATGGGTTGCCTGTAGTGAATCAGTAGCCTACTAGTATATTCTCTTCATCTCTGGGTGGGAGCATGCTGCTTTTATGTCACGTAAAATCAAAAATTGTCCAAACTCACCAAAACAGTCTTCAAAATATCCTGTGGTCACAAGTTATGCCGTGGAGGCAACAGTTTCCATATTCTTGCTGTCACTGTTAGCATTTTCAACAGGGGTATTGCTTGGGTGGTCTGGTCATGGGGCTAGGGAGCTGGCAAGAATCGTGTGCTACATGTGAACTGTCCAAAACTGCTTCCTCTAGTCTTAGCAACAAGTCCAAGCTAATGCTTCATGATTTTTCGTAATATTAGGAAAAGATTctgaaaatgtaacaataaatAAAGTTGCACATTTTGGtagaaaagaaggaaatgatGCAAGATGTAACTAAAATTTGTGCAAAGCAAATATTCTAGATGAAGCAGTTGACATTCAATCTTTTAAATCTGTCTTGACAAGACTGAGCTATGAGGGAGGGGGTCTCCTTGTATATATCCTCTGTGAAGTTCAGAACACCAAGCACTGTGATATCCGATAACACAGTCCAACTGCCGATGTAAACAAGCTctgcccccccaccccctccgcTCTGTCATGGATGTGCTTCCCACCGCTTCTACCCCGTGAGACGCAGCAACAAAAAAATGGACCAATCAATGCATGGATGGCATGAGGCCCGACACCGCCACACTCACCCGTTCTCTTCGCAGGAGGAACAACTCCCAGAAGCTCCCTCTACCAAACCAATGACTAACTGTCCCCCTGAAGGTTGAAGGGTTTTCCATATTACGCTATTGTCTGCGCTGCGTTTGTTCCTGTACTGACGACCGTTATCATTGTCTCCCCCTTACAGCACCAGCTGATGCTGCGTGGCCAACGTGTGAACATGCACTACAGCACGCCCAAGCCTCAGAAGGAGGAAGACTGGCAGTGCAGTAAGGTGTGGATCCCTACAAACTCTAAGTTAATTGAAAAACATGTGTCAGCCCCCCACCCCATCCATGCATACACACCTCATTAAACTCAGTCTCTACAGCATTGTGGTCACTTAAAGAGGGCATAAAAACTCTTGAATGACAACCAGAATTTGTGAGCTTTTTACAAAGACACCTAGGGCAAAGAGAAAGGACAAGATTTTGTGTGAATGTTCGTGGAGTGATAGGTAAAAATTGTATTAGGAGCATGACTagtgtgtttgtaaaagaaaGTTTTCTGAGCGATAAAttaatttacaatgtacaaagtaatTGCTTGAAAAAGAAAGAGACCGTGGTAACTGCAAGTCGTTGGAATATGTCAGTAACAAAGACTGAATGAATGTTGTCTGAGTTGAGGTGACTGTAAGATTTAGGGACTGTAAATGGTTGTAGCAGTTTGAGGTTGCCCAAAACAATACAGCCCTCTCTAGCCCTCTTGCCCGCAACTACGACATCTACCCTTTTGCTGCAAGGTTTGACCACTGCTGTGGAATAAACTGTATCAAGTTGTGCATAACCACACAcataaaatgttatgttaaatGATCTCTTATAGTGTGGGGTGCACAACTTCAAGCGTCGAGACCACTGTTTCAAATGTGGCATATCCAGAGAAGGTGAGTGCTCCCCATAGCATAGAGGAAAACCAACCCCCTGTTGTGGAGTAAGTACAACAAACTAGAGCTCTCTGGCTAATGCCATGTGGTTGCACTAACACTACTGGTTGTTATGTCTCTGGTTCAGCTGACCAGTACTAAGTCATGCGTTCATGGAGGCTGCACTCCCATGCTGTGGTTTAAGAGCACTGCTTGGTACACAGTATAGCGTATCGTCCTGTTGTAACAAATCAGAGCAAGCTGTAAGTTAATGCAGTCGGTAATATGTTGTTCATGGACTAAGAATGGGGTTCATCATATTGTGGACTTTGGTTGAATTGTCAGTTGAGAAATGCATAGACTTGACAACATCCATTCCACACATGTCATCCATTGAATATAGTCTGGTGGGGTTAGAACGTGTATATGATGCTCTTAAAATAAATGTAGTTAGGAAAAAGAGTTGGCATATCTTGTGGCAGCATCATTGCACAGCTTTTCTGCACTTTGCTGGTTAACATTCTGTACACAGTGTTCATTCCAACATTGTGTATCAGTCGTAAATTGTCTCTTTCTTGTGCTTGGAGTGACTCAGAAGTGTGTCTTGGAGAGTTCCATAGAAGGAGCAGCAGTTAGGCAGTTCCTTTGTCTCTCATATAGCATGTCATAGAGGGGTTTGCTAATAAGAAAAGTTCCTGGTAAGTGTCCGTGTGGCCAATGCTCAGATAGCCACAGCATGGTAGTGCAGATGAGAGGGTACAACGGACTCCACACTCATGGCGATAACAACAACAGTGTTCTTTTCCACAGAGTCATCTAAGACGCTGAAGGAGGGAGAAGGATATAATGAAGTGGGATCACAGCCGTCCAATAGTAAGTCACTATCCTAAGTAATGAAACTAATAGTACCATACAATGATGTGCTTATTACTCCACCCAAAGGAACTGGACTATTGCTTTTTCTTGTGAGTCTATGGCCTAGTATGGGTATGTTTTTCAATTGCAAATGTAGTGTTTCCATGCAAATATACACTGTTGGCATCTGGGACGGTTGCAAAGCCTGTGACTGCCATGTTTTTAATTGTGATGTGATCCACTTGTTTGCTTGATTCatctatgttttgttatttctctAGTTTTGTATACTTATTCTCCGGACCAAAATGTTAAAGTTTGATAAGCCATTTTTCATTGGTCCGCGCAGCTCTCATCTTCCGTGGTTTGGACACCCTGACGACGGAGGAGACTCTCCGCTCGACGCTGGGCGCGCTGTCCACGGTTCACATCCACAGCATCCGACTCATCAAGGACAAGCTGACGCACACTTCCCGCGGGTTCTGCTTCGTGGAGATGAACACGGTGGAGGAGGCTGCACAGATGATGGACGTGTTGATGGCAGTCCGACCGGCCTTCGCTATCGATGGGAAACAAGGTACCTTCCTATGATTCAAACCAGTACATAATCTATACTTGTCCCTAAGACAGCTTTCAAATCTTTGTCTCACAGTTGAGTTTTCCAGAAAGTAGCCATATAGAAAAATGAAGCACATTTTCCAACTGCAAATCTAACCATCTAATTTGATTGGGCTCTTTTTCATGTACCATGACCAATTCATGGCCAATTAGACCTGACTTTGCTATTGATGGGAAACAAGGTACTGTCCTATGACTCAAACCAGGAAATAATCAATATCCGTTCCAAAGGCTTTAAACCCATGTTACACTGGAGTTTGCCAGAAAGTTGCCATATAGAAAAAGCATATTTTTCACCTCCAAATCTACACCATCAAATTGGATGAGGCTTTTTTTTCACTAAACGATATACTATGATCAAGAAAACAAAGTTGTATAATTATAAAAAATGTCATCTACAGCTTTTAGACACATTGATTTAATCAATTTTCTTGCTAGTAATACAAATACGATTTCCCAAATGCTTATAGACTAAGTATGGacgtttatttattcattgtgcCAACATTGCTCAaccttttctgtttctttttcagTGAATGTTGCCTTTGCCAAACAGGGAAAAGCAGGGTAAGTTTGAGTTAACTTTGTCATCTTTTGCACACAGTGTCCATATATTTCCGTCAGTCTGTTTCCTAGGACATTGTATCTCCACACATCGTTTAACTGGTAGTTTTTAATGCATTTTTCTTTGTGATTTTATTGCAGAAGTAGTGCTCCGAGTGGTGTAGCCGCCGCTGCAATAGAAGCTGCCCAGTGGTCACAGGCACAAGCACAGGTACGAAATCTCAGTCCTAGCTGTTACAACTGTGGCATTTTAAGCTTGTTGCCTGTAGCTATTATTGATGTTACAAATTTGTCTGTATGTGGCCACCTGTGGAGACTACGTGGCCTCAGTTTTTACTAGTAACATATCACCAAGCAAGAACGTGAACTCTGTCAGAGTCTATGGCTTCGCCAGCTGTGGTCACGTTTCATAATCCCCCCTAATCGCTGACTTTAGATTAACTTTATTAAAAGACACCAGTGTCCAACAATGCTTTGAAAGGAAATAGCATGCGTATGTGCCCTTTGTAACTACATGGCTAACGCCTGCATTAGAAAGAGATATTTCCTGCATTATACAGAGATATTTACGTCAAGAATTTCTTAATGATACCAGTGATAAGAAAGCACAAAACAGATGTGTCACATGGTGAATGCATTAATGCATTGGAACAAAATCAGATAGCTGTCTCAGAGGAAGATGAAAGCATTACAGTTCAAAAGAATACTGTGTAACTTGACACTAAATTTAACTTAGCGTTGTGCTGGAAATAGAGGGGATATCGAACATTAACAGCTGTATCTtataagtaaagtttgttgaacTTGTAGCAGAATGTTTGCTATGAAGCATAATACTTTTTCGTTAGCCATAGTGCAACCTGGCTTTGCTACGgcttgactttttttttggccaagtACAACACGACTAGTCTACCTGCCCTACACGTCTTGATGCATGTTGGGTTCTTTATGTGCAGAGGTTGGACACCATAAATTCTGTCATACATGGGCTGGCTGGCTTTATGTCCCCactctgaaaaaaatgttgaagtttGGGTTGTCAAGTTTTGAATGAATCATCATGGAAACGTCTATCTTTTTACCAGGGGACGGACCAATCGTGGGACCAGACACAACAACAGCAGACGTTCGCTGCCGCCCAGGACGGACAGTTCAGCCAGGACCAGACTACGGACTATGCCGCGTACTTCCAGAGCGGAGACTACGCTGCGTACTACCAGCAGCAGGGCATCGACCTGGCCCAGTACCAGCAGCTGgcagcagctgcagctgcagctcAGGCCGCGGCCGGTTAGTCCCACATGTAGCTTACACATGCTCTAGCCAACATTCCTTTGCCATGTCATATATCTACGGATAATTAACTGTGATAATGACATTGTGGTTACTATAGTGCACTTAATAAAGAAGAACGAAACTTTCATTTACTGTTAAGGAGATGGCTTCAGAGTGAACATTGTGGAAAGCTTTCATAGTTTGGTTCGAACTTGCTTGAGTGCGccgcagtcgaaaatttgaacAAATGTTTAGTTCCTTTGCCCAAAGTTGTTAAAGTGATGTGCAGTTGATGCCACAGCCATCCTTTTTTcacaataaacttgagttttctcaggttggcatgataaaaatagaatacaacacagggtATTACCTTGGGCGGTACGGAATaccctgtgttgtattctatattcctggatgtctaaccttcatcaatgcaaGTAAGTGAAACAATCTGATTTCTTCAGCAGCTGCAGGAGGCACAGGTGCCGCCCAGACTGCCCTGGAACAGGTGCAGGCGGCACAGCAGTTCCAGAAGCAGCAGCAGATCATCCAGCAGCAGATCGTCACCCAgatgcagcagcagcagaaacTCAGCGAGCTCACCACGGAGGAGAGACTGGCATTGCAGGTGGGTGAAATGACAGCACAAGAGC
This genomic window contains:
- the LOC118416933 gene encoding RNA-binding protein 10-like isoform X2, translating into MARYNNNSRGGSSRNHFEEEENFEAVKDDYYYGTDRDERRRDRREGRYGDFTNRERGPEWDRERYRDQGGDYDYRRAPNRENRDWDRERDYNRERDRDRERNDRYEDRQRYDQRNFDREYDQRDRDSRGPPTSASEKPSKIIMLRGLPQTVDEDELESPVEEPIMDPKIRLELQAFGAPLKEVRLMKRKETGASRGFAFVEFENLQDATRWMEQNQHQLMLRGQRVNMHYSTPKPQKEEDWQCSKCGVHNFKRRDHCFKCGISREESSKTLKEGEGYNEVGSQPSNTLIFRGLDTLTTEETLRSTLGALSTVHIHSIRLIKDKLTHTSRGFCFVEMNTVEEAAQMMDVLMAVRPAFAIDGKQVNVAFAKQGKAGSSAPSGVAAAAIEAAQWSQAQAQGTDQSWDQTQQQQTFAAAQDGQFSQDQTTDYAAYFQSGDYAAYYQQQGIDLAQYQQLAAAAAAAQAAAAAGGTGAAQTALEQVQAAQQFQKQQQIIQQQIVTQMQQQQKLSELTTEERLALQVGEMTAQELGRQLWAPGILQAQQWSQQVAQYQQVIDPAAVATQVVAATTAAAVATTIPVSTATVAAATTQAAVSAAATPTTPALTIPFVSLDQPNYQVYPTPDLSTFQYDETSGYYYDPQTGLYYDASTQYFYNSQTQQYLYWDQEKLSYLPAPTDAAEQQGGDGKDNREEKKKKKEKSAQKIAKDMERWAKSLNSMKETKKFVPIGIGMKPSPKSAEEKVSATADAGFAILEKKASLAERQQSVLEAMQRKKEEDVKPSPVAQNSLVDAYGGGSDSEEEEDDPQKRQTSLAPDEEQLLDWKRMACLLCKRQFPSKEALSRHQQLSDLHKTNLDMRRRSVMTAEELEALEKRERDMKYRDRAAERRQKFGIPEPPPPKRKREDYMGKVQSKYEEPTKHGIGSENIGNKMLKAMGWAEGTGLGKKKQGITAPITAEKRTMGAGLGMKGSSYGTEAGDTYKESVKKIMRQRYYETS
- the LOC118416933 gene encoding RNA-binding protein 10-like isoform X4, which gives rise to MARYNNNSRGGSSRNHFEEEENFEAVKDDYYYGTDRDERRRDRREGRYGDFTNRERGPEWDRERYRDQGGDYDYRRAPNRENRDWDRERDYNRERDRDRERNDRYEDRQRYDQRNFDREYDQRDRDSRGPPTSASEKPSKIIMLRGLPQTVDEDELESPVEEPIMDPKIRLELQAFGAPLKEVRLMKRKETGASRGFAFVEFENLQDATRWMEQNQHQLMLRGQRVNMHYSTPKPQKEEDWQCSKCGVHNFKRRDHCFKCGISREESSKTLKEGEGYNEVGSQPSNTLIFRGLDTLTTEETLRSTLGALSTVHIHSIRLIKDKLTHTSRGFCFVEMNTVEEAAQMMDVLMAVRPAFAIDGKQVNVAFAKQGKAGSSAPSGVAAAAIEAAQWSQAQAQGTDQSWDQTQQQQTFAAAQDGQFSQDQTTDYAAYFQSGDYAAYYQQQGIDLAQYQQLAAAAAAAQAAAAAAGGTGAAQTALEQVQAAQQFQKQQQIIQQQIVTQMQQQQKLSELTTEERLALQVGEMTAQELGRQAQQWSQQVAQYQQVIDPAAVATQVVAATTAAAVATTIPVSTATVAAATTQAAVSAAATPTTPALTIPFVSLDQPNYQVYPTPDLSTFQYDETSGYYYDPQTGLYYDASTQYFYNSQTQQYLYWDQEKLSYLPAPTDAAEQQGGDGKDNREEKKKKKEKSAQKIAKDMERWAKSLNSMKETKKFVPIGIGMKPSPKSAEEKVSATADAGFAILEKKASLAERQQSVLEAMQRKKEEDVKPSPVAQNSLVDAYGGGSDSEEEEDDPQKRQTSLAPDEEQLLDWKRMACLLCKRQFPSKEALSRHQQLSDLHKTNLDMRRRSVMTAEELEALEKRERDMKYRDRAAERRQKFGIPEPPPPKRKREDYMGKVQSKYEEPTKHGIGSENIGNKMLKAMGWAEGTGLGKKKQGITAPITAEKRTMGAGLGMKGSSYGTEAGDTYKESVKKIMRQRYYETS